The Flavobacterium marginilacus genome window below encodes:
- a CDS encoding DUF423 domain-containing protein produces the protein MDKKIISTAAVFGMIAIILGAFGAHGLKNVLTVGQLTTFETGVRYQMYHALFLLFIGTTSIINQKLKKTILNLTILGVLFFSGSIYLLATNSLMPIDFKVIGFITPIGGLFLISAWFVLLFDLIKPLKKKNKL, from the coding sequence ATGGATAAGAAAATAATTTCTACAGCAGCGGTTTTTGGAATGATTGCGATAATATTGGGTGCTTTTGGTGCGCACGGACTAAAAAATGTTCTCACTGTTGGACAGCTTACCACATTTGAGACTGGAGTAAGGTATCAAATGTATCATGCTCTGTTTTTATTATTTATTGGAACAACTTCTATAATTAACCAAAAATTAAAAAAAACCATCCTCAATCTGACGATTCTGGGAGTTTTATTTTTTTCAGGTTCCATCTATCTTTTAGCCACCAATTCATTGATGCCAATCGACTTTAAGGTAATTGGCTTCATAACACCTATCGGTGGATTATTTCTTATTTCCGCATGGTTCGTTTTGTTATTTGACTTAATTAAGCCTTTAAAAAAGAAAAATAAATTATAA
- the pckA gene encoding phosphoenolpyruvate carboxykinase (ATP) translates to MDNYALFTKSISLKELGIENAAVQYQLSPNELHDITIKSGQGLENNTGALAINTGEFTGRSPQDRFIVKDSITEDKVWWGNINIPFEPSAFDALYKKVTAYLSGKEIYVRDSYVCADTNYRLNVRAVTETAWANLFCHNMFLRPANDELENFTPEWTVICAPGFHADPAVDGTRQGNFAILNFTKKIALIGGTGYTGEMKKGIFSALNFILPVFKNTLPMHCSANVGEDGDTAIFFGLSGTGKTTLSADPDRKLIGDDEHGWTNENTVFNFEGGCYAKVINLTEENEPDIFRAIKKGAILENVVFKSGTNEVDFEDISITQNTRVSYPIEHIENIQPGSIGKNPKNIFFLTADAYGILPPISKLTAGQAAYHFISGYTAKVAGTEAGVTEPQPNFSACFGAPFMPLHPTKYAEMLSQKMKDANVKVWLINTGWTGGPYGTGSRMKLKYTRAMITAALKGELDSVEFMNHDVFGIAVPQSCPNVPNEILNPRNTWENTDLYDTKAVALAHKFEANFATFATFANAEILAGAPIIT, encoded by the coding sequence ATGGACAACTACGCTTTGTTTACGAAATCGATTTCGTTAAAAGAACTAGGAATTGAAAATGCTGCAGTTCAGTATCAGCTAAGCCCGAATGAGTTACATGATATTACGATTAAATCAGGACAGGGGCTCGAAAACAATACGGGAGCATTGGCAATTAATACTGGGGAGTTTACCGGGCGTTCTCCACAAGATCGTTTTATCGTTAAAGACAGCATTACGGAGGATAAAGTATGGTGGGGAAACATAAACATTCCTTTTGAACCAAGCGCTTTTGATGCACTTTATAAAAAAGTAACAGCTTATTTATCCGGAAAAGAAATCTACGTTAGAGATTCTTATGTCTGCGCCGACACCAATTACAGATTAAATGTACGTGCAGTTACCGAAACAGCTTGGGCAAATTTATTCTGTCACAACATGTTTTTGAGACCGGCTAATGACGAATTAGAAAACTTTACTCCCGAATGGACAGTAATCTGTGCTCCCGGATTTCATGCTGATCCTGCAGTTGACGGAACACGACAAGGTAATTTTGCAATACTAAATTTTACAAAAAAGATTGCTCTGATTGGAGGAACAGGCTATACCGGCGAAATGAAAAAAGGAATCTTTTCGGCATTAAATTTCATCCTGCCTGTGTTCAAAAACACGCTTCCAATGCACTGCAGCGCTAATGTTGGCGAAGATGGTGATACCGCAATATTCTTTGGATTATCAGGAACAGGGAAAACAACTTTATCAGCAGATCCGGACAGAAAACTTATTGGTGATGATGAACACGGATGGACCAATGAAAATACTGTTTTCAATTTTGAAGGCGGCTGTTATGCCAAAGTAATCAATCTTACCGAAGAAAATGAGCCGGATATTTTCAGAGCCATCAAAAAAGGAGCGATTCTAGAAAATGTAGTTTTCAAATCAGGCACCAATGAAGTTGATTTTGAGGATATTTCGATTACACAAAATACTAGAGTCAGCTATCCTATTGAGCATATCGAAAATATTCAGCCGGGATCTATTGGCAAAAATCCAAAAAACATTTTCTTCTTAACTGCTGATGCTTACGGTATTCTGCCTCCAATTTCAAAACTAACTGCTGGACAGGCCGCTTATCATTTTATATCAGGCTACACCGCCAAAGTAGCTGGAACAGAAGCAGGAGTAACGGAACCTCAGCCTAATTTTTCAGCCTGTTTTGGAGCACCTTTTATGCCTTTGCATCCAACAAAATATGCTGAAATGCTGAGTCAAAAAATGAAAGACGCAAATGTAAAAGTGTGGCTGATCAACACAGGCTGGACTGGCGGACCTTATGGAACCGGAAGCCGAATGAAACTGAAATATACCCGTGCCATGATTACGGCCGCTTTGAAAGGGGAATTAGATTCTGTAGAATTTATGAACCATGACGTATTTGGAATCGCAGTTCCTCAGTCTTGCCCAAATGTTCCAAACGAAATCCTAAATCCAAGAAATACTTGGGAGAATACAGATTTATACGATACAAAAGCTGTTGCATTGGCTCATAAATTCGAAGCTAATTTTGCAACATTTGCAACATTTGCCAATGCTGAAATATTAGCAGGCGCACCGATAATAACATAA
- a CDS encoding TonB-dependent receptor has protein sequence MKKFILLFTFSFFLTITAKASTIKGNVYDSETGEPLAGVSISLTNSKHNDITGLDGSFKLNELSSGTYTIKISYASYLSISKEITIDKETSQDLKFYLQAETKSLREVIVDSKGGASEEHTARRLEKEYSQVINIVSGKAIEISPDLTVANVIQRVSGVSIERNSNGDGQYAIIRGMDKRYNYTLINGVKIPSPDNKYRYVPLDIFPSDLLDRLEIYKTLTPNMEGDAIGGAVNMVMKDAPASKPLFSATISGGYSQMFFDRKFMSYGYDEINKKSPYELNPKSYEAASQDFPKGTLAYKYSNPAPNFLSNISLGKRFFDNKFGVLIAGSFQNSYRGSNSTLYNTQLIGTDEFASIVSKNYREYSEQQKRYGVQGKADYQFNSSNKISLYSVFLNLDNIQTRNTLTTDYTSEYHPETGNAKLLYSTRTRFTKQQIYNNTLQGNNTLLNDKFKIHWSAAYSFASNQVPDNTNINVNGEEKNYVSTRTKLAINPITHRWERNTDEDLAGYLDLTYTLPLFDGNIDFSAGGLYRDKQRSSFYNNYTLAPTNPNAAYGVDFTDYTQLDLVVSNPTGAVSNSLTYDASEKTAAGYGMFNYKTDKWQAIGGVRIENTDQGYNLLFPAGEPRPTGNQVYTYTLPSLTLKYFLSNKQQLHASYFRSLNRPGFYEIVPSKVVNEEYQERGNPDLKPAVADNYDFRYEFFPKAGSQLFLGTFYKNIKDPIEYTFLADATRGQDTYYSPGNFGTAKNFGIELDYITYFNKIGFKVNYTYTDSKITTPKDQKVLDANGNLQKISVMQTRPLYGQSAHIANAAILYNDSKKGWDAQLSVSYTGPRINTVSQFVNNDLWQEGFVQMDASVEKRFKSKFSIYLKANNILNTPHKLFLKGTNAANTNIAESNLEYNGRTLIRDDYYGQSYLIGVRYKY, from the coding sequence ATGAAAAAATTTATACTTCTTTTTACATTTTCTTTTTTTCTTACTATAACCGCAAAAGCATCGACTATTAAAGGTAATGTTTACGATTCGGAAACAGGAGAGCCTTTGGCCGGCGTTTCGATTTCGCTGACAAACAGCAAACATAATGACATTACCGGACTTGATGGTTCATTTAAACTTAACGAATTATCATCTGGAACTTATACCATAAAAATCAGTTATGCCAGTTATCTAAGTATTTCGAAAGAAATTACAATTGATAAAGAAACTTCTCAGGATTTAAAATTTTACCTGCAAGCTGAAACTAAATCATTGCGAGAAGTCATCGTAGACAGTAAAGGTGGTGCCAGTGAAGAACATACAGCCCGAAGATTAGAAAAAGAATACAGCCAAGTTATCAATATTGTATCTGGCAAAGCAATAGAGATATCCCCAGATCTTACTGTAGCCAACGTAATTCAGCGCGTTTCGGGTGTGTCTATAGAAAGGAACAGTAATGGAGACGGACAATATGCTATTATTAGAGGAATGGACAAACGATACAACTACACGCTGATTAATGGCGTGAAAATTCCAAGTCCTGATAATAAATACCGTTATGTTCCTTTAGACATTTTTCCTTCTGACTTACTGGACCGATTAGAAATTTATAAAACATTAACGCCAAATATGGAAGGTGATGCGATAGGCGGTGCCGTAAATATGGTAATGAAAGATGCGCCGGCTTCTAAACCGCTTTTCAGTGCTACTATTTCTGGAGGTTACAGCCAGATGTTTTTTGACAGGAAATTTATGAGTTACGGATATGATGAGATTAACAAAAAATCTCCGTATGAATTAAATCCTAAGAGCTACGAAGCTGCTTCACAAGATTTTCCAAAAGGAACATTAGCTTACAAATACTCCAATCCTGCACCCAATTTTTTATCTAATATCTCATTAGGGAAACGATTTTTTGACAACAAATTTGGCGTGCTGATTGCGGGCAGTTTTCAAAATTCTTATAGAGGCAGTAACTCTACGCTTTACAATACCCAGCTTATTGGTACAGATGAATTTGCCAGCATTGTCAGTAAAAATTACCGTGAATATTCGGAACAGCAAAAAAGATACGGGGTACAGGGAAAGGCAGATTACCAGTTCAATTCGTCTAACAAAATTAGTTTGTACAGTGTGTTCTTGAATCTAGATAATATTCAGACTAGAAATACGCTTACTACCGATTATACCTCCGAGTATCACCCAGAAACAGGTAATGCAAAATTGCTTTACTCCACACGTACACGTTTTACCAAGCAGCAGATTTACAACAACACTTTACAGGGAAATAATACCTTATTGAACGATAAATTTAAAATTCATTGGTCGGCAGCTTACTCTTTTGCCAGTAATCAAGTTCCAGACAATACCAATATTAATGTTAACGGCGAAGAGAAAAATTATGTTAGTACCCGTACAAAACTGGCTATTAACCCAATCACGCATCGCTGGGAGCGCAATACGGACGAGGATTTAGCGGGATATTTAGATTTAACATATACGCTGCCTTTATTTGACGGCAATATCGATTTTTCGGCTGGAGGTCTTTACAGAGATAAACAGCGAAGCAGTTTTTACAATAATTATACTTTGGCTCCAACAAATCCAAATGCGGCTTATGGAGTAGATTTTACGGATTATACGCAATTGGATTTAGTAGTAAGCAATCCAACCGGAGCAGTAAGTAACTCTTTGACTTACGATGCAAGTGAAAAAACAGCTGCCGGTTACGGAATGTTTAATTATAAAACAGACAAATGGCAGGCAATAGGAGGTGTTCGTATTGAGAATACCGACCAAGGTTATAATCTGCTTTTTCCTGCCGGAGAGCCTCGACCAACAGGAAACCAAGTTTACACCTACACCCTGCCCAGCTTAACTTTAAAATATTTCCTAAGCAATAAACAACAATTGCATGCTTCTTATTTCCGTTCGCTTAACCGACCTGGATTTTATGAAATTGTACCTAGCAAAGTCGTTAACGAAGAATATCAGGAAAGAGGCAATCCCGATTTAAAACCTGCTGTTGCTGATAATTATGATTTTAGATATGAGTTTTTCCCAAAAGCCGGATCGCAATTATTTTTAGGCACTTTTTATAAAAACATTAAAGATCCTATCGAATATACCTTTTTGGCCGATGCCACCCGCGGGCAGGACACGTATTACAGCCCAGGCAACTTTGGTACCGCAAAAAACTTCGGAATCGAATTAGATTATATCACCTATTTCAACAAAATAGGATTCAAAGTAAACTATACCTATACCGACTCTAAAATTACCACTCCAAAAGACCAAAAAGTTTTAGACGCTAACGGAAACTTACAAAAAATATCGGTAATGCAGACTAGACCTCTTTATGGTCAATCGGCACACATTGCCAACGCCGCTATACTTTATAATGACAGCAAAAAAGGCTGGGATGCACAGCTTTCTGTTTCATATACAGGTCCTCGCATCAATACTGTTTCTCAATTTGTTAATAATGATTTATGGCAGGAAGGATTTGTGCAAATGGATGCTTCGGTCGAAAAACGATTTAAATCAAAGTTTAGCATTTACCTAAAAGCAAATAATATCCTAAACACGCCGCACAAGTTATTCTTAAAAGGCACGAACGCAGCAAACACAAACATTGCTGAAAGTAATTTAGAATACAATGGCAGAACACTGATAAGAGACGATTATTATGGTCAGAGTTACCTCATTGGCGTACGTTACAAATATTAG
- a CDS encoding right-handed parallel beta-helix repeat-containing protein, with translation MKTIFKNLNAALLLLIIITVAGCEKANSDVYTDVDGGVSSGEISGIWQKGTTHNITGDVIIPEGKSLTIEEGVTVIMDPVAKTEFIVKGNLYSLGTADNPVKFTIAEKDRTEENKFGKKWGGILAAKTCAELILDHTILEYGGSTTSDASTSVKLGLYKAVAGENLPALWFSNVNGKLVVTNSIIRNFQEDCTYIEGGNIIFSNNIFYTTGVSGGEAMNFKSGCLVDAAYNLIYSANTNAFKLSNAGLRNPQADIVAYNNTFVNTGWRRPTAKGGSIWVENAVVAHIYNNLFANTRFGIKRDTKSLEDSRSTISNNLYYGYDQTTVNQFQPSKDVIGGTNEVRGTTAGQNDPGFVNYPLNNPVSSPDFNTSWDFHLKSNSIALGKGTTNFVRHFNNPITFSNGLAYASPAPAAFIGAYGVAK, from the coding sequence ATGAAAACAATCTTTAAAAATCTTAACGCTGCTCTTTTATTACTCATTATAATAACTGTTGCTGGCTGCGAAAAAGCGAATAGCGACGTATATACTGATGTAGATGGAGGAGTTTCTTCGGGTGAAATCTCAGGAATCTGGCAAAAAGGAACTACACACAACATTACAGGTGACGTAATTATTCCCGAAGGAAAATCACTGACCATAGAAGAAGGTGTTACCGTAATTATGGATCCTGTGGCAAAGACCGAATTTATTGTAAAAGGTAATTTATACTCATTAGGAACCGCAGATAATCCTGTGAAATTTACCATAGCGGAAAAAGACAGAACCGAAGAGAATAAATTTGGTAAAAAATGGGGCGGAATTTTGGCAGCTAAAACCTGCGCCGAACTCATTCTGGATCACACTATTTTAGAATATGGAGGAAGCACAACTTCAGATGCTTCAACATCAGTAAAATTAGGTTTATACAAAGCAGTTGCCGGCGAAAACTTACCCGCTTTATGGTTTTCTAACGTAAACGGAAAATTGGTGGTGACTAATTCCATCATTAGAAATTTTCAAGAAGACTGTACTTATATCGAAGGCGGAAATATTATTTTTTCGAATAATATTTTCTACACTACAGGCGTATCTGGCGGTGAGGCGATGAATTTCAAATCAGGCTGTTTAGTCGATGCCGCTTACAATTTAATTTATAGTGCCAATACAAATGCTTTTAAATTATCTAATGCAGGACTTAGAAATCCACAAGCCGATATTGTTGCTTATAACAACACTTTTGTTAATACCGGCTGGCGCAGACCAACAGCAAAAGGAGGATCAATTTGGGTCGAAAATGCTGTAGTAGCCCACATCTATAATAATTTATTTGCCAATACCCGTTTTGGTATTAAAAGAGATACTAAAAGCTTGGAAGATTCCCGCTCTACAATTAGCAATAATCTTTATTATGGCTATGATCAGACAACCGTTAATCAATTTCAGCCCTCTAAAGATGTTATTGGCGGCACAAACGAAGTGAGAGGAACAACTGCAGGCCAAAACGACCCAGGTTTTGTAAATTATCCTTTAAACAACCCTGTAAGCAGTCCTGATTTTAATACTTCTTGGGATTTTCATTTAAAATCAAATTCTATTGCTCTTGGCAAAGGAACTACTAATTTTGTTAGACATTTTAATAATCCTATCACTTTTAGCAACGGATTGGCATATGCTTCTCCGGCGCCAGCTGCCTTTATTGGTGCTTATGGCGTGGCTAAATAA
- a CDS encoding phytase, with protein sequence MVKKIILSISLFTLAVLSFSCQNDKKNTKTASKTVVKPVFISEPVQFDSDDPAIWINKADVSKSLVIGTDKEKDGGLYVFDLQGKILKDKTVKNLKRPNNVDIAYGLVLNGKPTDVAITTERLGQDLRFFSIPDMKPVDNGGIKVFENETEADYNAPMGIAVYTSKDAKIYAIVGRKTGPKTGGYLYQYLLEDNGNGKVKATLVRKFGEYSGKKEIESIAVDNELGYVYYSDEQFGVRQYYADPAKGDEQLSLFGTTGFAEDHEGISIYKLTDTTGYILVSDQGANRFQIFSREGTKNNPFEHKYLKTINVSATESDGSEITSIPLNSNFKHGLFVAMSTDKTFHFYRWEDIAGKNLKIK encoded by the coding sequence ATGGTCAAAAAAATAATACTTTCTATAAGTTTATTTACGCTTGCAGTGCTGTCTTTCAGCTGTCAAAACGATAAAAAAAATACCAAAACCGCATCCAAAACTGTAGTAAAACCAGTTTTTATTTCTGAACCCGTACAATTTGACAGTGACGATCCTGCAATCTGGATTAATAAAGCTGATGTTTCAAAAAGTCTGGTTATTGGAACTGATAAAGAAAAAGATGGAGGACTTTATGTATTTGACCTGCAAGGGAAAATACTAAAAGACAAGACTGTGAAAAATCTAAAAAGACCCAATAATGTAGATATTGCTTACGGATTGGTGCTTAACGGAAAACCAACAGATGTTGCCATTACGACAGAAAGATTAGGTCAGGATCTTAGATTTTTTTCAATTCCGGACATGAAACCTGTTGACAACGGAGGAATCAAAGTATTTGAAAACGAAACCGAAGCAGATTACAATGCTCCAATGGGTATAGCTGTTTATACTTCAAAAGATGCAAAAATATATGCTATTGTCGGCCGCAAAACCGGACCTAAAACGGGCGGTTATCTTTATCAATATTTATTAGAGGACAACGGTAATGGAAAAGTAAAAGCCACTTTAGTTCGTAAATTTGGAGAATACAGCGGTAAAAAAGAAATAGAGTCAATTGCTGTTGATAATGAGTTAGGATATGTTTACTATTCTGATGAGCAATTTGGTGTACGCCAGTATTATGCAGATCCAGCCAAAGGAGACGAACAATTATCCTTATTTGGCACAACAGGTTTTGCCGAAGACCACGAAGGTATTTCTATTTATAAACTTACTGATACCACAGGCTATATTTTAGTATCAGACCAAGGGGCTAACCGTTTCCAGATTTTTAGCCGTGAAGGCACAAAAAACAATCCATTTGAGCACAAATATTTAAAGACGATAAATGTTTCAGCCACAGAAAGCGATGGTTCCGAAATAACCAGCATCCCTTTAAATTCGAACTTTAAACATGGTTTGTTTGTAGCAATGAGTACCGATAAAACATTTCATTTTTACCGTTGGGAAGATATCGCTGGTAAAAATTTAAAAATAAAGTAA
- a CDS encoding DUF4407 domain-containing protein, translating into MLKQFFILCSGADKPLLEGCSEGEQTKYVGIGATVFFTAVMAFIASAYALFTVFDNVIPALLFGFVWALLIFNLDRFIVSTIRKRNNFSSEFLQATPRILLAIIIAIVISKPLEIKIFEKEINTVLLKEKNAMALNNKKEVSSYFKSDLDKNKNEIKNLKTEIANKEKEVNTLYQTYIQEAEGTAGTKLMGKGPVFKEKIAKHDLAKKELDTIQKNNLAKIAVLEKSTKTLQTDLDKKVTETQPVIDGFDGLMARINALNKLPWLPSFFIMLLFLAIETSPIIAKLLSPKGEYDYKLEDLETALKATIEQDKYQRELLIKTSASMHDKVYADIAEDKKLYDLQRKNATELLEQQSNNFVEKQIKTL; encoded by the coding sequence ATGTTAAAACAATTTTTTATCCTGTGTTCAGGCGCAGACAAACCGCTGCTGGAAGGGTGCTCCGAAGGCGAACAAACCAAATATGTTGGTATTGGTGCTACCGTTTTTTTTACTGCAGTTATGGCTTTCATAGCCAGTGCTTATGCCCTTTTTACTGTCTTCGATAATGTTATTCCTGCACTTCTTTTTGGATTCGTTTGGGCCTTACTTATTTTTAATCTGGATCGTTTTATTGTTTCCACCATTCGAAAAAGAAACAATTTTTCTAGTGAATTTCTACAAGCGACTCCTCGAATTCTTTTGGCCATTATCATTGCAATCGTAATTTCAAAACCTTTGGAAATTAAAATTTTCGAAAAAGAAATCAATACGGTTTTACTGAAAGAAAAAAACGCAATGGCTTTGAATAATAAAAAAGAAGTCAGCAGTTATTTCAAATCGGATTTGGACAAAAACAAAAACGAAATCAAAAACCTAAAAACCGAAATAGCCAATAAAGAAAAAGAGGTAAATACGCTTTATCAGACTTATATTCAAGAAGCCGAAGGAACTGCAGGAACAAAATTAATGGGCAAAGGTCCCGTGTTTAAAGAAAAAATAGCGAAACACGATTTAGCAAAAAAAGAATTAGATACCATTCAAAAAAACAATTTAGCCAAAATCGCTGTTCTGGAAAAAAGCACCAAAACACTGCAGACAGATTTAGACAAAAAAGTCACCGAGACACAGCCAGTTATTGACGGATTTGACGGTTTGATGGCGCGGATTAACGCTTTGAATAAACTGCCTTGGCTGCCTTCATTTTTTATAATGCTGTTGTTCCTTGCTATTGAAACTTCACCAATTATTGCAAAGTTATTATCTCCAAAAGGGGAATACGATTATAAACTGGAAGATTTAGAAACTGCGCTCAAAGCTACAATCGAACAGGACAAATACCAACGTGAATTGCTGATAAAAACCAGTGCCTCGATGCACGATAAAGTATATGCAGATATCGCTGAGGATAAGAAACTATACGATCTGCAGCGAAAAAACGCAACGGAATTACTGGAACAGCAATCCAATAATTTTGTTGAAAAGCAAATAAAAACTTTATAG
- a CDS encoding PH domain-containing protein, with protein MIDNLKKFLNEEQDPKAIEKITSKLNDLLMKNEEVGYIAVQKKPAITVFPDSIVVTNKRIIICQPKNMGLSMNFTDFTWDEIEGTFMKENILGSEFSFSTKTQVQVSIDYIPKIQARKIATFAKEQLDILKNRTAAPAAASVINEENVPELIQESELIEEMETEEVTDFAEIMPVVSNQAEPFAESSAASREKINSGLSQDELFAKLQNYKKLLDNGLIMQGEYDAFKKEILSQM; from the coding sequence ATGATTGATAATCTTAAAAAGTTCCTTAACGAAGAACAAGATCCAAAAGCCATCGAAAAAATTACTTCAAAACTGAATGATTTATTGATGAAAAATGAAGAAGTAGGGTATATCGCCGTTCAGAAAAAACCAGCTATTACTGTTTTTCCGGATAGTATTGTGGTGACCAATAAAAGAATTATTATTTGTCAGCCTAAAAATATGGGGCTTTCAATGAATTTTACCGATTTTACATGGGACGAAATTGAAGGCACGTTTATGAAGGAAAATATTTTAGGTTCTGAATTTTCATTTTCGACCAAAACACAGGTTCAGGTTTCTATCGATTATATTCCTAAAATTCAAGCTAGAAAAATTGCTACGTTTGCCAAAGAACAATTGGATATTTTGAAAAACAGAACAGCAGCTCCTGCAGCGGCATCAGTAATTAACGAAGAAAATGTTCCAGAATTGATTCAGGAATCGGAGCTGATTGAAGAAATGGAAACGGAAGAAGTAACTGATTTTGCCGAAATTATGCCGGTTGTTTCTAATCAAGCCGAACCTTTTGCTGAAAGTTCAGCTGCTTCTAGAGAGAAAATTAACAGTGGATTATCGCAGGACGAACTTTTTGCAAAACTGCAGAATTATAAAAAACTCCTTGATAACGGATTGATTATGCAGGGTGAATATGATGCTTTCAAAAAAGAGATTTTGAGCCAGATGTAA
- a CDS encoding MmcQ/YjbR family DNA-binding protein yields MNLETYYEYCLSKKGVTEHFPFDEDTLVFKVGGKMFALSSLLQWEKGNPHMNLKCDPERAQELRAEYDAIQPGFHMSKVHWNTISVNQDVPNTLLKELIDHSYELVFKSLTKKIQTEIIDLE; encoded by the coding sequence ATGAACTTAGAAACGTATTACGAATATTGTCTTTCCAAGAAAGGAGTTACGGAACATTTCCCTTTTGATGAAGATACTTTGGTATTTAAAGTAGGCGGAAAGATGTTTGCTCTATCATCTTTATTGCAGTGGGAAAAAGGAAATCCGCATATGAATCTGAAATGTGATCCTGAGCGTGCACAAGAACTGCGTGCCGAATATGATGCCATACAGCCCGGTTTTCATATGAGCAAAGTGCATTGGAACACGATTAGCGTAAATCAAGATGTTCCGAATACACTGCTGAAAGAATTAATTGATCATTCCTATGAATTGGTTTTTAAAAGTTTAACGAAGAAAATTCAAACTGAAATTATTGACCTAGAGTAA
- a CDS encoding DUF4260 domain-containing protein has product MKTVIKLEELGLFVLGIYFFNQLNYAWWWFLVLILVPDFSMIGYLFGDRIGAFCYNLAHHRGIAIVFYLVGIFCSNETVELIGVILFAHSSMDRMFGYGLKYETGFKYTHLGEIGK; this is encoded by the coding sequence ATGAAAACAGTTATCAAACTCGAAGAATTAGGATTGTTTGTACTCGGTATTTACTTTTTTAACCAATTGAACTATGCTTGGTGGTGGTTCTTGGTTTTAATTTTAGTACCTGATTTTTCTATGATAGGTTATCTCTTTGGAGATAGAATTGGCGCATTTTGTTATAATTTAGCCCATCACAGAGGCATAGCGATTGTTTTTTATCTTGTCGGTATTTTTTGTTCCAATGAAACGGTTGAGCTTATTGGTGTTATTTTATTTGCGCATTCGTCTATGGACAGGATGTTTGGTTATGGATTAAAATATGAAACAGGTTTTAAATATACCCACTTGGGTGAAATTGGAAAATAA
- a CDS encoding GNAT family N-acetyltransferase has protein sequence MDSKIYVSTDKQQLNVPFIQDFLKDIYWAAGRTIDEVQKTIDSSICFGIYKDDVQFGFARVITDYVVFAYVMDVFIAEEHRGKGYSSILIDAMMKEPQLQEVKIWRLATSDAHFLYEKFGFKALAHPEKMMEKIVS, from the coding sequence ATGGACAGTAAGATTTACGTTTCTACAGATAAACAACAATTAAATGTTCCTTTTATCCAGGATTTTTTGAAAGATATTTATTGGGCTGCGGGAAGAACCATTGATGAAGTTCAAAAAACAATTGATAGTTCGATTTGTTTTGGGATTTATAAGGACGATGTCCAATTTGGTTTTGCGAGGGTTATCACTGATTATGTCGTTTTTGCTTATGTAATGGATGTTTTTATAGCCGAAGAACACAGAGGAAAAGGATATTCTTCGATTTTAATTGACGCTATGATGAAAGAACCGCAATTGCAGGAAGTAAAAATATGGCGTCTGGCTACATCTGATGCTCATTTTTTATATGAGAAATTTGGTTTTAAGGCCTTGGCGCACCCAGAAAAAATGATGGAAAAAATAGTATCATGA